One genomic region from Nilaparvata lugens isolate BPH chromosome 3, ASM1435652v1, whole genome shotgun sequence encodes:
- the LOC111055661 gene encoding mitochondrial import inner membrane translocase subunit Tim10, with translation MASAQSMETARLQMVQELEIEMMADLYNRMTAACHKKCIPPKYKEAELGKGESVCLDRCVAKYLDVHERVGKKLTQISMQDDDLMKRMQTDQGAK, from the coding sequence ATGGCTAGTGCGCAGAGCATGGAGACTGCCAGACTGCAAATGGTGCAGGAGCTGGAAATCGAAATGATGGCTGACTTGTACAACCGTATGACTGCCGCCTGTCATAAGAAGTGCATTCCGCCGAAATACAAGGAGGCTGAACTCGGTAAAGGCGAGTCTGTCTGCCTTGACAGGTGTGTTGCCAAGTACCTGGACGTGCATGAGAGAGTTGGCAAGAAACTGACGCAGATATCCATGCAGGATGATGACCTAATGAAGCGCATGCAGACTGATCAAGGCGCCAAATAG